A window of Rhododendron vialii isolate Sample 1 chromosome 13a, ASM3025357v1 contains these coding sequences:
- the LOC131314099 gene encoding self-incompatibility protein S1-like, with the protein MKTVIHTLTLLVLLVSNRLCTDAKVHVHVINRLGDNKPMNIHCQSNDDDLGYQKVEDGSETTWSFSVNFWGTTLFYCDVQWGDSGWKHFDAYDANRDYDHRCHSECRWMISEEGWLYGYNQEDENWELFSFQ; encoded by the coding sequence ATGAAGACTGTGATCCATACCCTAACCCTTCTTGTGCTACTAGTTTCCAACAGGTTGTGCACTGATGCAAAGGTCCACGTCCATGTGATAAACCGGCTAGGAGATAACAAGCCCATGAACATACATTGTCAATCCAATGACGATGACCTCGGCTATCAGAAGGTGGAAGACGGAAGTGAAACAACGTGGAGCTTTTCGGTTAATTTTTGGGGCACGACGTTGTTTTATTGTGATGTCCAGTGGGGAGACTCGGGCTGGAAGCACTTCGATGCTTATGACGCAAATCGGGATTATGATCACCGGTGTCATTCGGAATGCCGATGGATGATATCCGAAGAAGGGTGGTTGTACGGTTATAACCAAGAAGATGAGAATTGGGAGCTCTTTAGCTTTCAGTAA
- the LOC131314097 gene encoding uncharacterized protein LOC131314097 gives MHMNAVRVDIESPTHRLEDPLSRITYPRAPKGWMVVQTDAGFVKEPKEGGKVISVGAFVFFDELGSIRYYDTVVLSWVSNVKETEFETIKFAMYEGVRIGIRKLSVCTDNFEILKAIQGGNPYPKDEFDKYREGNAVADLLAKWRMEMIRYPHTNPITNWRKVVQAAKHQYSGMPNFRIRYLKSKLFFSKVKIYICPLNYSEIFYFPLQLKKRKTLHTQDNLSIPSKPWTENLTLNPTLQVRDPITTIP, from the exons ATGCATATGAACGCTGTTAGAGTAGATATAGAATCCCCCACCCATCGCTTGGAAGATCCGTTGAGCAGAATCACATATCCACGGGCCCCCAAGGGGTGGATGGTGGTCCAAACTGATGCGGGGTTTGTAAAGGAGCCTAAGGAGGGAGGGAAAGTTATTAGTGTTGGGGCCTTTGTTTTTTTCGATGAGTTGGGTTCTATTAGGTACTATGATACTGTCGTCTTATCCTGGGTGAGCAATGTGAAGGAAACTGAGTTTGAGACTATAAAATTTGCGATGTATGAAGGTGTAAGGATTGGCATCAGGAAGCTCTCCGTTTGTACGGataactttgaaattttgaaggcAATTCAAGGTGGCAATCCATATCCCAAAGATGAATTTGATAAGTACAG AGAAGGGAATGCAGTTGCAGATCTTCTTGCTAAATGGAGGATGGAGATGATACGATACCCCCACACAAATCCTATTACAAATTGGCGAAAGGTAGTCCAAGCAGCCAAGCATCAGTATTCTGGCATGCCGAACTTCAGAATCCGATATTTGAAAAGtaagttatttttttcaaaggttaaaatatatatttgccCCTTAAACTattctgaaattttttactTCCCCCTTCAACTAAAAAAACGAAAAACGTTACACACTCAGGACAATCTCTCCATTCCGTCCAAACCATGGACAGAAAACTTAACACTCAACCCTACCCTTCAAGTTAGGGACCCAATCACCACCATTCCATAA
- the LOC131314098 gene encoding COP9 signalosome complex subunit 2-like encodes MRGIIHECGGKMHMAEGQWAEAATNFFEAFKNYEEARNQRHIQCLKYLVLVDMLMESEVTPFDNQQAKPYKNDREVLAMTNLIAAYQQNEALEFERILKTNRSTIMDDPFIRNYIEDLLKNVRSEVLLKLKMVSNITPLATMVGPSLQESLLEEFYTHHIDS; translated from the exons ATGAGGGGAATTATCCACGAGTGTGGTGGGAAAATGCATATGGCAGAGGGTCAATGGGCTGAGGCAGCCACAAATTTCTTTGAAGCTTTTAAGAACTATGAAGAAGCTAGGAACCAGAGGCATATCCAGTGCCTAAA ATATCTTGTTCTGGTCGATATGCTGATGGAATCTGAAGTTACCCCTTTTGACAATCAACAGGCAAAGCC ATATAAAAATGACCGAGAGGTTTTGGCAATGACAAACCTGATAGCTGCATATCAACAGAATGAAGCATTGGAATTTGAGAGAATCCTCAAG ACAAATAGAAGTACGATAATGGATGATCCATTTATTCGAAACTACATTGAAGATCTCTTGAAAAATGTGAGGTCGGAGGTGTTGCTTAAG ctGAAAATGGTTAGTAACATTACTCCATTGGCTACCATG GTGGGACCCTCATTGCAAGAAAGCTTACTTGAAGAGTTTTACACTCATCATATAGACAGC